TCATCAAACGAATAAGAGACGAATGCAAGAAAGCAGACCTGTCAATTGGACAGAACTGTATTTTGGAGAAAGTGATCATCGTTTCTTGTCAAATAGTCACACTTAAAAACCTTGTAGGCGAGGGAATAAAATACTGAAAGACCCTGACAGAAAAGGATTATCATACCATGTCACCAAGGCCAAGCATCATGAAGTCTCTAGAACTTTCTCCAGGGACTGCACCACCGAACAAATTCCTAGGGAAAACTATTTTCACAGGCAACTCAAGCTTCTTTGTAATCATTTGCAACCCAGGAAGGCTCAAACTATTGGCGACGGTATGAACAGGGTTTGATGCTTGTTGTGTTGCCACTGATACCATGACATTAGCACCAAAAAATCTCTCTGAGAAGAACACCCAGAATATGTCATATACAAACAAGCATGCAAGCAGCATTGCGCATATTTTGATGTTGGGAAGGCGAACGTGACTCACAAATGCAATGCAAATAGAAATACCCAAAACATTGTTCAATATCCAATGCCCAGTAACAAGCCAAGCAGCAACTGTGAATGAGCAAGCCAACAACAACAACCCCTGGATCCGCGTAAAAGATTTTGAACAGCAACGTGACATATATGGGTCTGCTAAACCATAATATGACTTTACATGGGCAACataaggagagaagaagaagaatagagATAAGGCAGCGGCAATGGCAGTAAACACAGTGAGAAATTGAGAGACCGATGAAAACAGGTAGAACATTAACAGCAAACTACAAGAGCTCATTACTGGGATCATAAGTGCTTGAGACCTATCCAACGTAATGGAAGCTTCCGACAGGTCAAGGTTCCGTTCCATTTCTTTCCCATGATTTAAGGCTCGAAATGCCGATAGAAATGTCACACCTACAGCTGTGGCAATCAGTGTCATGGGAGCAGGCTCCAATAAATACAAGAGGTTCCACAAGGCCTCCATAATGAAGGACACAATACTGCCAATTCAAGCCAGTCTTTTGTGCATACAAACAAGCAAAAAACACTATCTCCGATTTTTCTACCAAAGTTGCACTGTACCTCTGAAAAATATATGATCAGAGAAATTTATGCAAACCTGCAGAATAACAGTTGGTATCAAAAAACCTTTAGAAACTGTTTTAAAAAATGGACGCTGTTAAAATATATGGCCTGTAACTTCCAGGACTTCTTTAATCCGTTGCTAGCATGCAATATGACCAAAATGTAGACACTAAAGAGCAACTGCAGAAAACGAACAGCTCCAAATTCTACATTATGGGTTCCAAGAACACTTAATACATAAATTTTCAGAACTTACATCAAAACCCTAGgactaaaataaattgactACCCTTATCCCCTCCCCTCCCTCGCCAAAATGGTCTCATCATAGACAAACACTCAAACAGCAAAATTTGATTCCCTACAATATCAATACCAAACAATCACATTTACCTCCTATTATAATTCTAAGAAAATATTATCAAAAAAGAGAAAATCATGAACGATTAATTTACTTCACTTcccaaaaagaaagaaagagaaaaacatTTTCAGtcaaaaaagagagagagagagagagagagaaagaacaaCAAACTCCAGAAACTCCCTCCATTTACCTCACTAATATACACAGTAGCCACCTATTTAAGTTCAGCAATTGAAATTCATAATCCTTTTGAAATGAAACCAAAGACTGGTTTAAAGAATAAAAGTTTTGATTTCGTTGGTTTCACTAGGTTTTCTCAGCAAACAAACAAGGTGTCGcgattatctaaatataaatcCATGCTTCTACTTCAAACAGCGAGAAATACAATTGGAGCCAACGGACGAACATGCACGCGACTAAAATCAACAGCAAGACTCAGATTTGCACTCGATTGAAATTTAAAAGCAGTTGTGGATTCTGTAATTGAAGATCTGGAACCAAAATTTGTAATAGGAAAATGCAAGAAATTTTGGAGAGGACTAACCTTGGACTTTGATAAGCTTCAAAGACTAGCTCTCTGATCAGCAAAAAATTCTCTTTCTTGAAAATGACTCGAAGAGAAGACAGAATTATGATGATTTGCAATTTAGCCTCAGATCTTTTACTATTTAAAATTTGACCCGCATAAGAAGTTATGCCGTTACAGATCCATGGGCCTATTGCTAGCCCATTACTTTCAATATGACGCTGAGGCCGAATCCAATTTGCAATTGAAGATGTAAAGGGTATGGAATTTTGCAATTCAACCAACTACACATCAAATTTGCAGTTTGAAGTTAGAGaaagaaattattaaaaaaaaaaaattaagtttaataatataaacaatattCATTTTACAATATTAACTTGGTTATATAAATTGAATGTAATGCCCTAATCCCATATgaattgaaattttattaatgttAACATATGGATCTGTTACAAAATTACAGGATGCATGTGTTTTAAAAAGAACAGTAAATTTTTTATTCGTATGGTAAAACAAATTTCCAGACATAAATAAAATGAGTAATATTACAGTTACCAATATTATTACTATTGTCTTCAACCTCTCTTCAAACATTGCTAACTTAAGTATCGGAGCGGATTCACCGAATGCCAACCCCTCTCTAACCAGCTGCTATTCCCATTTCAGGTCATCAAGAGGGGTTATAGAAGACATCACATATTGCACAACATAATTGGTGTGGTGAGCGTGGATCAAGAATATCTTCTAAGTGACCAATGTTTCCACCTATTGACTTGGCCCAAGGAGCGTCGACTAGTCGATCTCCATGGCCTATAATCCAAGAGGAGCGAATGATAGAATCCTAGCCAGATTCTCAAAAGGTCTCACACGACCAACACAATCAGGAGCCTATGAACCATTAGCATCAACAGTTCCTTGATGAAATCAGTTGACAGTTCAGTCAGTCAAAACCTCAACCAAGTTCAGTGAGATATGGATGGTATCAGGGAAAAGCACGCAACATAAATGGAAAAAATGAAGGAAAATTTATGAGTGGAAGAAGAGGTTATACGTCGTGCAAACCGAGAAAAAACTTGTGCCATAAGACAACGCTCCCTCCAACAGACTGGCGATTATGTGAGCATCCTATCACTATATAGGTAGCATCCCAAGACCTACAGTCCATCCATCATGCGGTCGGATAATGGTGTGCGCAGGGGGCCAGTGCTTAGACTACAAGACGACCAGTATAAAGACTTGACGCCAAAAATCcccaaaagaagagaaaagacaGAGCAACGACAAGTGGATGAGCCCAGACATCACTCTAGAGATAGAGAGGATAGGGAAAGATCTTAGTCACAAAGGCGTCGTTTGGTGGGGGACAGGTTGAGGGAAAGGCACATACCGATATAAGAGGAGGATGACAAGCCCATTAGTAAACATAAAATGTAGGAGATCATATGAAAGGAGTTTCATGAGGCCAAAGATGAGATTAGAGTCTAGACAGGACCTCGAGAGGTAACCGATTGGAAATCAAGCATCAACTAATGTCCAAGGGGTTATGTATCCCTACCTTCAAGGAATATGAAGATGCTGGGGCAACCCACTTTAGAATTTTAGAAGAACAATAGAGGCAACAACGACAATTGATGTTGTCCTTTGCCGCCTTTTCCCAACCACCTTGAAAGATTCGATGACATACTAATATAAGCGGCTCCTTCTTAGGTCCATTCAAAATTTCGACCAGATGACTTCGTCCTTTACTGAGCACTTCATAGCATCTATCCCCGATGGGAAGACGATGCATTACCTGAATAAGTTTGTTATTCGAATTAAGGAATTTAATGTTGGTGGAGCGATAAACTCCATGGTAGGAAAAAGTTGAAGCTGAGCCTTATAAAAGAGTATCATCACGGCCAGACCTATAGACTTTTAAGACCTGATGAAAAAGGCTAGAAGCTACACTCGTTGGGACGAGAGTAATCCAAACCCTCTGTTGAAAGATCGTCTTAGACCAATCAATGATAAGAAGCCCtcgaagagagaaaagaatagGGATCACAAGGACATGGACTAACaaaagcaaagaagcaaagttTATCTTTAATGTGAAAAGTAACCTTCATATTAGCCAAAAGTGTATTGCATATCAACTTAAAAATATTATCCCAAAGAGTAGAAAACTTAAATTTTAATCCTTCACATGTTGGGTTAATATCATAAAGTATTCTTTCATTTAAAAATACAAAGTATGAAAGTGTTATATGGATACATTTTTTAAGAATCCTTTTATatatgtttaattattttgagtAAAATGAATATTTAAAAACTTTGTAGTGTATTTGATAACATCCGCAATGTTATCATTAGGACTTCGCTGAGAATATTCCCTGAAAGGAGGAtcaaaaggaagaaaattcataaGAGATCCGCCAGCTCAGTATATACGACGTACAAGCGGATGAATGATACGCATACAGTGATACGCCATTGGCCATCCAAGGTCTGCCACATAGAAGAATACGTCCTTACACGATCTGCCAAGACAGGACATTAAGATATTACACGGTCGAATCACCATCATTAATAAGCATTAATGGTGTCTTAAAAACAATAATAGCTCGGAGGTAAAGATCAGAGTTAAGTCGCATTAAAAGAGTATTACATCTCACTAAAAGGCATTAAAGGGGGGCCTTTACGGTTATCAcataaacctatataaatacccctttaATAAGGCGTCAAAAGGTACACACTATCAAAACCCTACTTATGATTATAGATTATTCTTTCAAGTACATTACTAATTTAGGCATCAGAGTGCTCCCGGCATAACacaacggcgcctcacatgaACATTATTCGGTATTAAGAAATCAACGTGATATcagtattaaaaaataatttatatactTAAGCATTATTTTAGATTTTATCTTTGAATTAAAAGAACTTAGGCTTAAATTGATTAATAAGGATATAatacaatattttaaaatttttatatatataactttttatttagaaaaatataGCTATTCTGATATGTAAATATTatgagttcaaaagtgttataaaaataaaaagtccatttaaattaattaataatggtagcacatttttataattattgaaaaataaagttaaaataaataaaaacattctaaaaataaaatgaggttGGTGAGAGAGTAAAACCTAGGATCTCTTAAGTAGGAGCATATATCTTTAACTATCTCATCTACCTTCAAACAGTATAATAATACTACATATAGTATATAGACACTAATATTAGGGAGACTACAAGAGGCAATACAACCCGTACTCAAGGGTGGAGTCGGTGGATGGGGGGCTCGGGGCCCCCTAGGCTCTAGGCTGGCTCCGCCCTTGCAACTAGTtgtatttatgtttttaaacgTGCATGAACTATAATACAAGGTAAACTCCATCATTGaaactataaataattatttatttaatgttaAAAGGATTGAATTTTCAGAGAGAATATGACATTTTCTACCTTCTCTAACTTTGGTATAGTGATGTGTTTCCTCATTCTAATAAGTTTTCTACATCTTCTTAAATTATTAATCTCTTGATTAATACCTTCATCAAATGAATGTCAACAATCACTATAAGGTTATTAATCTCATGATTGATATCTTATAAAAGGACGCCATAATTAGTATCATGATTTATACCTTCATCTAAAGAATTGTTATTAATCTTACCATTAATACATTTATCATAGGAAGGTGAATGTTGACCTCAACGTTATTAATTTCATTAATTCATGATTAATATGATTGATTGATGGTGATgcactttgacaaagtaagctaatccaatggtagaaaaaacaaagtaattttattaaaaataaaataaacataaaaaacacttaaatatttaatatatatatatatatatataaagttagggtatgcttacttttttttttcaatcattGAATAGTGATAAACTTTGATGAATGAAGCTCATCCAATAGGTTGAAAAAGCAAAGTAAACATATAAagattaatagaaaaaaacattaataattTAAAACCGTTCAAttgtcaatttttttatttttgtattaatctaaaTGTGTCGATACCTTAAAAAATGATCAGTTGAACTGATTACTTTTATTAGTGCAGAGTCTGTTATAGATTTAGAATTGTCTTAATTTAAGTATAGAAATTATTACAATTATTTAgttgtaattattaattaagagaaaaaaaaaaggaagaaatagTAAAAGAAGTTGCGGCTTGGTAGGGtctctacaaaaaaaaaggccCACCACTCACGCTCAAATGACACGTAAGCATGTCATGTTGTATAAATCAACCAAGCCTAACTTGTTTTTTCCGAGGGAATCAACcaagttttataaatttttttaaaaaaacttccTCACCAACAAGTATTTAGGTTAGTATTCTAACCAAACACAcgctaattttctcaatccacCAAACAGTTTGGCCCCTACTACGACGTCGCATTTGCACTTTCTTCACATTATTTACTTGCCTTTTTTTTTCTCAGATTTCTCAGATTTTATTTCACCTGCTTTTCTTCTCTGCATTGCTTCTGATTTAGCTCTTCCGGTATTTTCTTCAGAACCAGAGCAGCATTACAGGTCCGGTGAACCAATTTAGCAGCAAATATGAGCAGAGCAATATTAATATTGCTGTTTGTGCTGAATTGCGGTCTCCGGTTCATTTGCTGTTTGGACGATCGGCTTCTGGTGAAAATGACTATGGTTACTAATGCTAAGGCTACCGGTGcctgtaagttcatcttttctgGAGTTATTatattgtttttgtgatttaaaaaaaaatcgtaTTCGTCAATgaattgattataatttattctGTTTGATTGGCGAAGTGTGTTTGGATGGAAGTTTGCCTGGTTATCATATAGACAGAGGAGTCGGAACTGGAGCACGCAACTGGATTTTGCAGTTTGAGGTAGCTTTGCCTTTTCTTTTTAGTTCATAAAAATGATTCGAAGATGAATAAAAAACGAAATAGTTCATCACGGATGGGTTTTCCAATTCCATGCCATGATTGGATAATGGTTTAAAATACCAATACGATATCGTTTAAAATATCGCATATTATTATTGAGTCTGTTCTTTTGGCGGGTAACATTGAAAAGTTTAAATTGTTCTTCCTAAATTAAATcagatcttttttttttttttttgaataaggtacctaaataaccttatggtttttgggaaagtatcaatttaggttccacgtacaaaatagcatcaatatagatttaacgtttaaaaaaaagcATCGATTTAagcctcgataacggaacgtgacacgtcattcatattactccgttaaattctgtcaattgtacgtagagagagaaatcagaacttaaccgAGTAATATAAATGACGTGTCACATTCCGTTATCGATatacctaaattggtactttttttaaaacgttaagctTACATTTGTACTATTTATACGTGGagactaaattaatatttttgaaaaaaaaaccatacatttattttggtaattttttttttcaattttactttttattacAATACAGAATACGAACGAATTTctgaaaaattgaatgattctGGAATATTGTATTGTACAATTTCCCAATTTCTGTATGCTTTTGTGATAATTAACTAGTCTTTAACCCGTGCAATGCACGAgatatctttatttttttaacaaagaatttaatatataattttagctAATAAACAA
The DNA window shown above is from Euphorbia lathyris chromosome 1, ddEupLath1.1, whole genome shotgun sequence and carries:
- the LOC136225386 gene encoding signal peptide peptidase-like 1, coding for MEALWNLLYLLEPAPMTLIATAVGVTFLSAFRALNHGKEMERNLDLSEASITLDRSQALMIPVMSSCSLLLMFYLFSSVSQFLTVFTAIAAALSLFFFFSPYVAHVKSYYGLADPYMSRCCSKSFTRIQGLLLLACSFTVAAWLVTGHWILNNVLGISICIAFVSHVRLPNIKICAMLLACLFVYDIFWVFFSERFFGANVMVSVATQQASNPVHTVANSLSLPGLQMITKKLELPVKIVFPRNLFGGAVPGESSRDFMMLGLGDMAIPAMLLALVLCFDHRKSRDPVSLIDVHYSKGHKYIWYALPGYAVGLVIALAAGVLTHSPQPALLYLVPCTLGPVIVISWARRELYELWEGSMPLANLNDKSHQLEA